Sequence from the Bacteroidota bacterium genome:
TATGTTCTCATCTTCCAGATAGTGGACTTCTATATAATTATCTGCGGATCTAATACAAAGAAGGTTTGAGGAAAGCAGGCAGAATTTCTCATTTTCATTCATGGAAACTAATTCAATGGATGTGTTTTGATAATCGTTTGCAAATTGTTCAGCCTTTTTCTGTAAAATTTCCTTTTCAATTATAAGTGCTTCATTTCTCCTTTTCAATGTTGCCATCCTGTCATAGGTTCTTTCGATAAAATATACAACGAGACAGATCAGAACTATTTTAAAAACAAGATAAACAGTAAGATTTACCGATCCGGCATAAACAAAATAGAAAAGGACAACAATGGTCCCGATACCATAGATTATAAAGTTTTTTATCCGGGAAGTTTTTGAAACATTCTGATTAAACTGATCATTGTTTTCTGGTTCGCAAGCAACAACAATCCGGGTAAAAAAGAATATAAGAAAGATAATAGCCCCCAAACCAAATCCAAAAAGGATACTGGTATCAAAATTAAAATGTTCAATCGGAAAGGGCTTAAATATTAATACAAAACAAACCACACCAATACTGAGGATCAGGGGAAAAACAAGGTCTCTGTTCAGAAGGCGAGATATTTTTGTTAGTTTTTTGTGCATTCCTGATAAGAGATGAATTTCCCATTAATAAGGGTAGTTTTTTATCTGAAAACGAAAAAATCACTTTTCAATCGTACTTTGTTGTCGAACAATTGTAGAATATATCAAATATACTTTAAAATTAACAGGGAAGGAAATTTTCTATGCTCGTAATGCTAAAATAAGTATTAGAGCTTATGCCTGTTACTGGTTCAGGTACTCCGGTATAACAAAAAGGATAAGCAATCCCTCTTTAAAGATGCAGCAATTCCTTGATATTTTTTCGGATGGTTGCGAATTCCTCTATAAAAACCACTATACCCAGTACAATGATCAGGCAGAGGATCACGGTTAAAAAGAACAGGCTTTCATCCCCCGGATGCCCGGTGCCCGCCTGAAGACTACTAAATGGGGTAACCATCATAATTAAAAAGAGAAATTTCCTGGTCATGACCTTCATAATTAACGGTATAAAGTTAGTTAATCTGATGGCCAGATCAAAATTTCCAGGATACATTTCCTGGATGTAGCTATGCAAATGAGTTTCATGATAACCTCAGGAATTCATTAATCCAAGTAACTCATTCGTAAGGTTTAACAAATTTTAACAAAAATTACGAAAAAATTCGTAATTACCTCTTGCTTTTACGAAACTATTCGTATATCTTTGTACGAAGATATTCGTAGATTAAATTTTTAATTTACCATGAACAAGGAAAAGAAGAATAATCAGCCAACAGACTCCGAGCTCGAGATCCTGGGTGTACTTTGGGATAACGGTCCCAGCACGGTCAGGTTTGTCAATGAGTATCTGAGTAAACGCAGGGATATTGGTTACACCACAACCCTCAAGATCATGCAGATCATGCATGAAAAGGGCATGTTGCAGCGGGAGGCCGATGGCCGCATGCATGTTTACACTCCCATGCTGAGTGAAAAGGAGACTCAGGGAAAGCTTATCGACCGTTTGCTGGAGACTGCCTTCGGGGGTTCGGCCAGCCGCCTGGTAATGCAGGCATTGGGTAACCATGAATCCAGTCCGGAAGAACTTGAACAGATCAAGAAACTGATAAAAAAGCTGGAGGAGGGAAAACAATGAATGCATTAAGCAGTTTGCTGTCAGCCGATTGGGTGCAGGCTTTGGGGTGGACACTTGTTCATTCCCTGTGGCAGGGTGCAGTGATCTCCATCCTGGTTGCCGTTGCCATGATCTTCCTGCAAAAATTCTCCGCACGTATACGTTACTTTATATATGGTATGTCGCTGGTCTTATTACTGGGGACTTCCATAGCAACTTTTATTAGAGTTTATGAAGTGACACCTGCCGCTGCTCTTCAGGATCAGTCGATGGTAGCAGAAGAATCCGGGAGTTCCGTTTTTGTCATTTTCGCCGATGCCATGCTGAGTCAGAATACTGCCATGAGCTGGGAAGAAGCCTGGAATTCGCTGAAAGATTATGTGATGCGCAACATCCCGTTGCTGGTTGGGATATGGTTTACGGGTATGATCTTTTTCTTTTTGCGTTTCCTGGGATCACTGGCATATACACGCCGTCTGAGGCATTATAAGGTCTATCCTGCTGATGATTTGTGGTTGCAAAAGATCAGAAATCTTTCCGGAAAGTTTGGGATACACAAACCCGTCAGGTTGATGCAATCGGCAGTGATCCATGTTCCGGTAACCCTGGGATATTTTCGTCCGCTGATCCTTGTCCCGTTGGGTTTTTTCATGCAAATGCCCCCCGACCAGATCGAGGCTGTTTTAATGCATGAGATGGCTCATATCCGGAGAAAGGATTATCTGATCAATCTGATCCAGACCATCCTGGAGGCTGTATACTTCTATCATCCCGCCATTTGGTGGATATCAGGAAATATCCGCATTGAAAGGGAGAATATTGCCGATGATATGGCTTTGCTGTTCACCAGCAGCCATCTTACCTATGCCCATGCCCTCGCGTCCGTTCAGGAACTCAGAAACCGTGAGGCCATCATGGCCCCGGCATTTTCAGATAACAGGAATTTATTGTTGAACAGAATACAACGTCTTATGAAAAAACCAAGATTAATCCCCAATTATGCCGAAGGATTTGTTTCGGCCCTGATCATAATGATAACCATTGCTGCCATTTCAGCTACGGCTGCTATATCTTTCAGGACGGATTCCCC
This genomic interval carries:
- a CDS encoding LytTR family transcriptional regulator DNA-binding domain-containing protein, yielding MHKKLTKISRLLNRDLVFPLILSIGVVCFVLIFKPFPIEHFNFDTSILFGFGLGAIIFLIFFFTRIVVACEPENNDQFNQNVSKTSRIKNFIIYGIGTIVVLFYFVYAGSVNLTVYLVFKIVLICLVVYFIERTYDRMATLKRRNEALIIEKEILQKKAEQFANDYQNTSIELVSMNENEKFCLLSSNLLCIRSADNYIEVHYLEDENIKKKLLRNTLTNIETQLKPYPNFIRCHRMCMVNINYIEKLIGNCNSHTLIIKGFNEPLPVSRQFLYKIKESL
- a CDS encoding BlaI/MecI/CopY family transcriptional regulator → MNKEKKNNQPTDSELEILGVLWDNGPSTVRFVNEYLSKRRDIGYTTTLKIMQIMHEKGMLQREADGRMHVYTPMLSEKETQGKLIDRLLETAFGGSASRLVMQALGNHESSPEELEQIKKLIKKLEEGKQ